From Pseudomonas sp. StFLB209, a single genomic window includes:
- a CDS encoding LLM class flavin-dependent oxidoreductase produces the protein MSLEFIGLIGPQEGSESQAPRGPVVDVAFVKALAQAQEYGGFDKALLAVSTSSADSMILASYAAAVTDKLGLLVAHRPGFQAPTFAARQFATLDHLSNGRASINVITGGDSGDLQRDGDFLDKDARYARTDEYLEVVRKTWTGTQPFDHQGEHYRVEDNLTLVKPLQKPHLPIYFSGASDAAVEVAAKHADVYMMWGEPLEQVRERIAKVRKAAAKYGREQHIRFSLSLRPILGGTEAEAWARAERILEDARHLHHLRQGKRRDKVGINNIGSARLVELASQRKVHDKRLWTEIAALTGAAGNSTSLVGTADQVAEAALDYYNAGITTFLFRGFEQLRDAAEYGQDLLPRIRARVTQQGSAKTAHAG, from the coding sequence ATGAGTCTCGAATTTATCGGCCTGATCGGCCCTCAGGAAGGCAGCGAATCACAGGCACCGCGTGGTCCGGTGGTGGACGTGGCGTTCGTCAAGGCATTGGCCCAGGCCCAGGAATACGGCGGTTTCGACAAAGCCTTGCTGGCGGTCAGCACCAGCTCTGCCGACTCGATGATTCTCGCCAGTTATGCGGCGGCCGTGACCGACAAGCTTGGCCTGCTGGTCGCCCACCGGCCGGGCTTTCAGGCACCGACCTTCGCAGCCCGGCAGTTTGCGACCCTGGATCACCTGAGCAATGGCCGCGCCTCGATCAACGTGATCACTGGTGGCGACAGCGGCGACCTGCAACGCGACGGCGACTTCCTCGACAAGGACGCCCGCTATGCTCGCACCGACGAATACCTGGAGGTGGTGCGCAAGACCTGGACCGGCACCCAACCGTTCGATCATCAGGGCGAACACTACCGCGTCGAAGACAACCTGACCCTGGTCAAGCCGCTGCAAAAGCCCCACCTGCCGATCTACTTCTCGGGCGCCTCCGATGCCGCCGTGGAAGTCGCCGCCAAGCACGCCGACGTGTACATGATGTGGGGCGAGCCGCTGGAGCAGGTGCGCGAGCGCATTGCCAAAGTGCGCAAGGCCGCCGCCAAATATGGCCGCGAGCAACACATTCGTTTCAGCCTGTCGCTGCGGCCGATTCTGGGCGGCACCGAAGCCGAAGCCTGGGCCCGCGCCGAGCGCATTCTGGAAGACGCCCGGCATCTGCATCACCTGCGCCAGGGCAAGCGCCGCGACAAGGTCGGCATCAACAATATCGGCTCGGCGCGGCTGGTCGAACTGGCCAGCCAGCGCAAGGTGCACGACAAACGCCTGTGGACCGAAATCGCCGCGCTGACCGGCGCGGCCGGCAACTCCACCTCGCTGGTCGGCACCGCCGATCAGGTTGCCGAGGCGGCGCTGGATTACTACAACGCCGGTATCACTACTTTTCTGTTCCGCGGCTTCGAGCAACTGCGCGATGCCGCCGAGTATGGCCAGGACCTGCTGCCCCGCATCCGCGCACGGGTCACCCAACAAGGTTCGGCGAAGACCGCCCACGCCGGCTGA
- a CDS encoding flavin reductase family protein has product MTVLVVEKPIAPSVDAASFKLAMRNTAASVNVITCGSDEGDFGLTATAFSSVTADPPTVLIAVNSGASIYPHLLKQRRFAVNVLSADALQVSNDFAGGLPPEERFARHAWTRLSSGNPALAASSAGFDCVVTELSQVGSHLVVLGRVEHCWYSDQQPLLYSNGRYGRFV; this is encoded by the coding sequence ATGACTGTACTTGTTGTCGAAAAACCCATCGCGCCCAGTGTCGACGCTGCCAGTTTCAAGCTGGCGATGCGTAACACCGCAGCGTCAGTGAATGTCATCACCTGCGGCAGTGACGAGGGGGATTTCGGGCTGACGGCCACCGCGTTCAGTTCGGTCACGGCCGACCCGCCAACGGTGCTGATTGCGGTCAATAGCGGCGCCAGCATTTATCCGCATCTACTCAAGCAGCGACGCTTTGCGGTGAATGTGTTGAGCGCCGATGCGCTGCAGGTGTCCAACGATTTTGCCGGTGGTCTGCCGCCTGAGGAGCGTTTTGCCCGACATGCGTGGACGCGCCTGAGCAGTGGCAACCCGGCGTTGGCGGCAAGCAGTGCCGGGTTTGATTGTGTGGTGACCGAGCTGAGTCAGGTGGGCTCGCATCTGGTGGTGCTCGGCCGGGTCGAGCATTGCTGGTACTCGGACCAGCAACCACTGCTCTATTCCAATGGCCGTTACGGGCGGTTTGTGTAG
- a CDS encoding NADPH-dependent oxidoreductase, producing MSTVQSLWQQRYRQADDYAPALANPVIEALLGHRSVRQYLDTPLPEGTLETLLAAAQSASSSSNLQAWSLLAVQDPARKARLATLANDQQHIRQAPLFLVWLADFSRAQRIADVQGLELEVPALLDSLLVGSLDAALAAQNAVVAAESLGLGTVYIGALRNNLQAVIDELQLPPLVFPVFGLVVGHPDPARPAAIKPRLPQPVVLHRETYTIADDEQQRISGYEALAGAFAREQGQTTPSWSEQVLNRLKSIEALHGRERIAETLRGQKLALR from the coding sequence ATGAGTACTGTGCAAAGCCTGTGGCAACAACGCTATCGCCAGGCCGATGACTACGCCCCGGCGTTAGCCAACCCGGTGATCGAAGCCCTGCTCGGCCATCGCAGCGTGCGGCAGTATCTGGATACACCGTTGCCCGAGGGCACCCTGGAAACCTTGCTGGCCGCTGCGCAATCAGCGTCAAGTTCGTCCAACCTGCAGGCCTGGAGTCTGCTGGCGGTGCAAGACCCGGCGCGCAAGGCGCGTCTGGCAACGCTGGCCAATGATCAGCAGCACATTCGTCAGGCGCCGCTGTTTCTGGTCTGGCTGGCCGACTTCTCACGCGCCCAGCGGATTGCTGACGTGCAGGGTCTGGAGCTGGAAGTACCGGCCTTGCTCGACAGCCTGCTGGTCGGCAGCCTGGATGCGGCCCTGGCTGCGCAGAACGCGGTGGTCGCAGCCGAATCGCTGGGCCTGGGCACGGTGTACATCGGTGCGCTGCGCAATAACCTGCAGGCGGTGATCGATGAGTTGCAACTGCCGCCGCTGGTGTTTCCGGTGTTCGGTCTGGTGGTCGGGCATCCCGACCCGGCACGCCCGGCAGCGATCAAGCCACGCCTGCCGCAACCTGTGGTGCTGCACCGCGAGACCTATACCATTGCCGACGATGAGCAGCAACGCATCAGCGGCTACGAAGCGCTGGCCGGCGCGTTTGCCCGCGAGCAGGGACAGACCACGCCGTCCTGGAGCGAGCAGGTGCTCAATCGCCTGAAAAGCATTGAGGCGCTGCATGGCCGCGAGCGTATCGCCGAGACTTTACGCGGCCAGAAGCTGGCCCTTCGTTGA
- a CDS encoding LLM class flavin-dependent oxidoreductase: protein MTQPPVNRQLHLALFVSHAGTHLAGWRLPEAETGNALDIRWYQQLAQKAEAARLDMLFVADKLALDDIHGGSFDAAVSWRPNGSPEPLALLSALSVLTSHIGLGATISTSYHQPYHAARQFATLDHFSGGRAAWNAVTSVNDGEARNFGFDQHLGHAERYAKAAEFLDVVRGLWDSWQDEAIVADKASGRYADASKLHYLNHDGEHFKVRGPLNLPRPPQGHPVLIQAGVSAAFQSLAAQNAEVVFPVQSTLEKAQAFYRIFKQQVVDAGRQPDDVKVLPGLYPIIADTDQQAHELAARLDESILPIAGLAFMSASMNYDLARHDPTAPVPDIREQIRGSKGRFDVVIGNAIEAGWTLEQLGRWYASSLAFAKFIGSPQTVADQMQQWLEQNAADGFVIMAPYMPGGAERFLEQVVPELQRRGLFRTEYQGTTLREHLGLRKPQRLNRASQ from the coding sequence ATGACCCAGCCACCGGTAAATCGCCAATTGCACCTGGCGCTGTTCGTCAGCCACGCTGGCACGCATCTGGCGGGCTGGCGTTTGCCGGAGGCAGAAACCGGCAATGCGCTGGACATCCGCTGGTATCAGCAGCTTGCGCAAAAGGCCGAGGCGGCCAGGCTGGATATGCTGTTTGTCGCCGACAAACTGGCGCTGGACGATATTCATGGCGGCTCGTTCGACGCCGCCGTGAGCTGGCGACCGAATGGCTCACCGGAACCGCTGGCGCTGCTTTCGGCACTGAGCGTGCTGACCTCGCACATTGGCCTGGGCGCGACCATTTCCACCAGCTACCACCAGCCGTACCACGCGGCCCGCCAGTTCGCCACCCTGGACCACTTCAGCGGCGGCCGCGCGGCATGGAACGCGGTGACCTCGGTCAACGACGGTGAGGCGCGCAACTTCGGCTTCGACCAGCACCTGGGCCATGCCGAGCGTTATGCCAAGGCGGCCGAGTTTCTCGATGTGGTGCGCGGGCTGTGGGACAGCTGGCAAGACGAGGCGATTGTTGCGGACAAGGCCAGCGGTCGTTATGCCGACGCCAGCAAGCTGCACTACCTGAACCACGACGGTGAGCACTTCAAAGTGCGCGGGCCGTTGAACCTGCCGCGCCCGCCGCAGGGCCACCCGGTGCTGATCCAGGCTGGCGTATCGGCTGCGTTCCAGTCGCTGGCCGCGCAAAACGCCGAGGTGGTGTTCCCGGTGCAATCGACGCTGGAAAAGGCCCAGGCGTTCTACCGTATCTTCAAGCAACAGGTGGTGGATGCCGGACGCCAGCCAGACGATGTGAAGGTGCTGCCGGGCCTGTACCCGATCATTGCCGACACCGACCAGCAGGCCCATGAACTGGCCGCACGACTGGACGAATCAATCCTGCCCATCGCCGGCCTGGCGTTCATGTCGGCAAGCATGAACTACGACCTCGCCCGGCACGACCCGACCGCGCCGGTGCCCGACATCCGCGAGCAGATTCGCGGCAGCAAGGGCCGCTTCGACGTGGTGATCGGCAATGCCATCGAAGCCGGCTGGACGCTCGAACAACTGGGCCGCTGGTATGCCTCCAGCCTGGCCTTCGCCAAATTCATCGGCTCGCCGCAAACAGTGGCCGACCAGATGCAGCAGTGGCTGGAACAGAACGCTGCCGACGGCTTCGTGATCATGGCCCCGTACATGCCCGGCGGTGCCGAGCGTTTTCTTGAACAGGTGGTGCCCGAGCTGCAACGCCGCGGGTTATTTCGTACCGAGTATCAAGGCACGACGTTACGAGAACACCTTGGCTTACGAAAACCACAACGGCTGAATAGAGCCAGCCAATAA
- a CDS encoding aldehyde dehydrogenase family protein produces MTSVSHTTHAISINPNDGEQIGAYPYETEAALEAALSRAAAGFSVWKRKSLAERVELVTVLASVLREQAIDMARMATQEMGKPATQARGEIEKCAQLCEWYAENGPAMLAPEPTQVPGGKARIEYRPLGPVLAVMPWNFPYWQVLRGAVPTLLAGNTYVLKHAPNIMGCAYLLRDALQQAGFPDGVFEVINVTPDGVSKAIADDRIAAVTLTGSVRAGIAIGSQAGAALKKCVLELGGSDPFIVLNDANLDEAVKAAVIGRYQNTGQVCAAAKRLIVEQGVVEEFTRRFVEQTRQLVVGDPSQNATYIGPMARFDLRDELDGQVQATLSEGATLLLGGSKAEGAGNFYLPTVLGDVTDRMTSFRQELFGPVASIITARDAQHALELANDSEFGLTATIYTQDVARAEQLTEQLETGGVFINGYSASDPRVTFGGVKKSGFGRELSHFGVREFCNAQTVWLDRN; encoded by the coding sequence ATGACCAGCGTTTCCCATACGACCCACGCCATCTCGATCAACCCGAACGACGGTGAACAGATCGGCGCCTATCCCTATGAAACCGAAGCGGCACTGGAAGCCGCACTGTCGCGGGCTGCGGCAGGTTTTAGCGTATGGAAACGCAAGTCGCTCGCCGAGCGCGTCGAGCTCGTCACCGTGCTGGCCAGTGTGCTGCGCGAACAGGCCATCGACATGGCCCGCATGGCCACCCAGGAAATGGGCAAGCCGGCCACCCAGGCGCGTGGCGAAATCGAAAAATGCGCGCAGTTGTGCGAATGGTACGCCGAGAATGGCCCGGCCATGCTCGCCCCGGAACCGACCCAAGTGCCGGGCGGCAAGGCGCGTATCGAGTACCGCCCGCTGGGTCCGGTGCTGGCGGTGATGCCATGGAACTTCCCGTACTGGCAGGTGCTGCGCGGCGCGGTGCCAACCTTGCTGGCCGGCAATACCTACGTGCTCAAGCACGCGCCGAACATCATGGGTTGTGCCTATCTGCTGCGCGATGCGTTGCAGCAGGCCGGTTTCCCGGACGGCGTATTCGAGGTGATCAACGTCACCCCGGACGGCGTATCGAAAGCCATCGCCGATGACCGCATTGCCGCCGTGACCCTGACCGGCAGTGTGCGCGCCGGTATTGCCATCGGCTCGCAGGCCGGTGCCGCCCTGAAAAAATGCGTGCTGGAACTGGGCGGTTCCGACCCGTTCATCGTGCTCAACGATGCCAACCTGGATGAAGCAGTAAAAGCGGCCGTGATCGGCCGCTACCAGAACACCGGCCAGGTCTGCGCAGCGGCCAAGCGGCTGATCGTCGAGCAGGGCGTGGTCGAGGAATTTACCCGGCGGTTTGTCGAGCAGACTCGCCAGCTGGTCGTCGGTGATCCATCACAAAACGCTACCTATATCGGCCCGATGGCGCGCTTCGACCTGCGCGACGAACTGGACGGCCAGGTGCAGGCGACCCTGAGCGAAGGCGCGACCCTGCTGCTTGGTGGCAGTAAAGCCGAAGGCGCGGGTAACTTCTATCTACCGACCGTGCTGGGCGATGTCACCGACCGGATGACTTCGTTCCGCCAGGAGCTGTTCGGCCCCGTTGCCTCGATCATTACCGCCCGGGATGCACAGCATGCCCTGGAGCTGGCCAACGACAGCGAGTTTGGCCTGACGGCAACGATTTACACCCAGGATGTGGCGCGGGCTGAACAACTGACCGAACAGCTGGAAACCGGTGGGGTGTTTATCAACGGCTACAGCGCTTCCGACCCACGGGTAACGTTTGGTGGGGTCAAGAAAAGCGGCTTTGGTCGCGAGCTGTCACACTTTGGCGTGCGTGAATTCTGCAATGCGCAGACGGTGTGGCTGGATCGTAATTGA
- the ptrR gene encoding putrescine utilization regulator PtrR, which translates to MDLVQLEIFKAVAEHGSISAAAQHIHRVPSNLTTRIKQLEEDLGVELFIREKQRLRLSPAGWNLLDYAGRILDLVEEARMTVAGEEPRGPLALGSLESTAAVRIPALLAAYNQAFPKVELALSTGSSGTMIDGVLAGNLAAAFVDGPVLHPALEGIPVFQEEMVVIAPLNHAPIHGGRDVNGEQIYAFRSNCSYRHHFESWFAHDSAVPGKIFEMESYHGKLACVSAGAGLALMPRSMLESMPGSAMVSVWPLNEQFRHLNTWLVWRKGTVSRSLSSFIELLQARSDNLNATPKE; encoded by the coding sequence GTGGATCTTGTCCAGCTGGAAATCTTCAAGGCGGTTGCCGAGCACGGCAGCATCAGCGCTGCGGCGCAGCATATTCACCGGGTGCCCTCGAACCTCACCACACGTATCAAGCAGCTCGAAGAAGATCTTGGCGTTGAGTTGTTCATCCGTGAGAAACAACGCCTGCGCCTGTCACCGGCCGGCTGGAACCTGCTCGATTACGCCGGGCGCATTCTGGACCTGGTCGAAGAGGCGCGGATGACCGTCGCCGGTGAAGAACCCCGCGGCCCGCTGGCGCTGGGCTCTCTGGAGAGTACCGCTGCGGTGCGCATTCCGGCGTTGCTGGCAGCCTACAACCAGGCTTTTCCCAAGGTTGAACTGGCATTGTCCACCGGCTCTTCCGGGACCATGATCGACGGCGTGCTGGCCGGTAACCTGGCGGCGGCCTTTGTCGATGGCCCGGTCCTGCACCCGGCGCTGGAAGGCATCCCGGTGTTTCAGGAAGAAATGGTCGTCATCGCGCCGCTCAACCACGCACCGATCCATGGCGGCCGCGATGTGAACGGCGAGCAGATCTACGCTTTTCGCTCCAACTGCTCTTACCGCCACCACTTCGAAAGCTGGTTCGCCCATGACTCGGCGGTGCCGGGCAAAATCTTCGAAATGGAGTCCTACCACGGCAAGCTCGCCTGCGTCAGCGCCGGCGCCGGCCTGGCCCTGATGCCGCGCAGCATGCTCGAAAGCATGCCCGGCAGCGCGATGGTCAGCGTCTGGCCGTTGAACGAACAGTTTCGTCACCTCAACACCTGGCTGGTATGGCGCAAAGGCACGGTATCGCGCAGCCTGTCCAGCTTCATAGAGCTGCTGCAAGCGCGCAGCGACAACCTCAACGCAACCCCCAAGGAGTGA
- a CDS encoding LLM class flavin-dependent oxidoreductase — protein MSQRQLHLGAILTGVGTSQHEWLHPEIPGDASIDIDWYKQQARAAEAAKFDFVFIVDSPYITPDSAPHFLNRLEPLTLLSALAGATDKIGLVATLTTSYTEPFNVARQFGSLDQISRGRAGWNVVTTGLEGAAGNFGREQHIDHGERYRRAHEHVAVVQGLWDSYEDDAFPRDKAAKRFIDPDKQHRLDHQGEFFSVTGPLNISRSPQGQPVIFQAGVSESGRGLAASIAEGIFAGVDNFEDAQEYYADIKRRAAAAGRNPEQVLLFPGIDPIIADTDEQAQAIERARKGELDLNKALIQLGRPFNYHDFSQYDLDGPFPDLGELGSNGYRGHAERIKRVAREQNLSVRQAALRFGQPYSSFVGSPLTVANEIERWFREGAVDGFNIHVGAPSDFARFTNEVLPILRERGLFRDDYRHSTLRGHLGLTVPQNRHALAAQAEHTIGEPA, from the coding sequence ATGTCTCAACGTCAACTGCATCTGGGCGCCATCCTCACCGGCGTCGGCACCAGCCAGCATGAATGGCTGCACCCGGAAATCCCTGGCGACGCCAGCATCGATATCGACTGGTACAAACAGCAGGCCCGTGCGGCCGAAGCGGCGAAGTTCGACTTTGTGTTCATCGTCGACAGCCCGTATATCACCCCCGACTCCGCACCGCATTTTCTCAACCGCCTGGAACCGCTGACCCTGCTCTCGGCGCTGGCCGGCGCCACCGACAAGATTGGCCTGGTGGCGACCCTGACCACCTCTTACACAGAACCCTTCAACGTGGCGCGCCAGTTCGGTTCGCTGGACCAGATCAGCCGCGGCCGGGCCGGCTGGAACGTGGTGACCACAGGTCTTGAAGGCGCTGCCGGCAACTTCGGTCGTGAGCAGCACATCGACCACGGCGAGCGTTACCGCCGGGCCCACGAACATGTGGCGGTGGTGCAAGGACTGTGGGACTCCTATGAGGACGATGCCTTCCCGCGTGACAAAGCCGCCAAGCGCTTCATCGACCCGGACAAACAGCATCGCCTCGACCATCAGGGTGAGTTCTTCTCGGTCACCGGGCCGCTGAACATCTCCCGCTCGCCGCAGGGCCAGCCGGTGATTTTCCAGGCTGGGGTGTCGGAGTCCGGGCGCGGCCTGGCGGCTTCGATTGCCGAGGGCATCTTTGCCGGCGTCGATAACTTCGAAGATGCTCAGGAGTACTACGCCGACATCAAGCGTCGTGCCGCTGCGGCAGGGCGTAATCCTGAGCAGGTGCTGCTGTTTCCCGGCATCGACCCGATCATTGCTGATACTGACGAACAGGCCCAGGCCATCGAGCGGGCGCGCAAGGGTGAGCTGGACCTGAACAAGGCGCTGATTCAGTTGGGCCGGCCATTCAACTATCACGACTTCAGCCAGTATGACCTCGACGGGCCGTTCCCGGATCTGGGTGAGCTGGGCAGCAACGGTTATCGCGGCCATGCCGAGCGCATCAAGCGCGTGGCCCGCGAGCAGAACCTCAGCGTGCGCCAGGCGGCGCTGCGTTTCGGCCAGCCCTATTCCAGTTTTGTCGGTTCACCGCTGACTGTCGCCAACGAGATCGAACGCTGGTTCCGCGAAGGCGCAGTCGACGGCTTCAACATTCATGTCGGCGCACCGAGCGACTTCGCCCGCTTCACCAACGAGGTATTGCCAATCCTGCGCGAGCGCGGGCTGTTTCGCGACGACTACCGGCACAGCACCCTGCGTGGCCATCTGGGCCTGACGGTGCCACAGAACCGGCATGCCCTGGCCGCTCAGGCCGAACACACCATTGGAGAACCGGCATGA
- a CDS encoding VOC family protein encodes MIDQLDHLVLTTTDPHACEDFYVRVMGMQLEVFGAGRKAFRFGNQKINLHVKGGEFEPKAHLPVSGALDLCFISAVPLEQFIKHLQQHNWPIIEGPVQRTGATGPIRSVYVRDPDLNLIEVSEYLSG; translated from the coding sequence CTGATCGATCAGCTCGACCATCTGGTGCTGACCACCACTGACCCGCACGCGTGCGAAGACTTCTATGTGAGGGTGATGGGGATGCAGCTGGAGGTCTTCGGCGCGGGTCGCAAAGCCTTTCGGTTCGGCAATCAGAAAATCAACCTGCATGTGAAGGGCGGCGAATTCGAGCCCAAGGCCCATCTGCCAGTATCAGGAGCGCTGGATCTGTGCTTTATCAGCGCCGTGCCGCTGGAGCAGTTCATCAAGCACCTGCAACAGCACAACTGGCCCATCATCGAAGGCCCGGTGCAACGCACTGGCGCCACCGGCCCGATCCGTTCGGTGTATGTGCGTGATCCGGACCTGAACCTGATCGAGGTGTCCGAGTATTTGTCCGGCTGA